In Deinococcus sp. KNUC1210, a single genomic region encodes these proteins:
- a CDS encoding Gfo/Idh/MocA family protein — MTGTPAKRLGVGVIGAHAWAEKAHLPGYHAYDRADLVAICDTVPERAQAMAEMFGIRKVYTDAAELIADPDVQMVDVCTPTDTHLPLSLAAIAAGKHVISEKPLAHSTEDAFHAAHAAEQMGVRTKLGFTFRYSPAIRQIKAWIDDGTLGEIFHVHGLEQNSQFLDPLYPLRQVPAGRAFDQMIPSSIVGYGSHLLDLVRWCAGEYKSVIGSLHNYVPERLVRGYEGMQRIMVDDGTVALAEFASGAQGILQTSYIAIGNYPGVELRVYGSKGAAVARLVEENGIAETLHFATPDAVEFRKIELPESAYPPGTTLHTPWPELYYRNLIRHWVDEILDDAPGECTFYDGAKSQEVVNAIVTSYEERRWVDLPPVEISAP; from the coding sequence ATGACTGGCACACCCGCAAAACGGCTGGGCGTCGGCGTGATCGGAGCGCACGCCTGGGCAGAGAAAGCGCACCTGCCCGGCTACCACGCCTACGACCGCGCCGATCTGGTCGCCATCTGCGATACCGTGCCGGAACGGGCGCAGGCGATGGCCGAGATGTTCGGTATCCGCAAGGTCTACACCGACGCCGCCGAGCTGATCGCCGATCCGGACGTGCAGATGGTGGATGTGTGTACGCCCACCGATACCCATCTGCCGCTGAGTCTGGCAGCCATCGCAGCGGGCAAGCACGTCATCTCGGAAAAGCCGCTGGCACACAGCACCGAGGACGCGTTTCACGCTGCCCACGCCGCCGAACAGATGGGCGTGCGAACCAAACTGGGCTTCACCTTCCGCTACTCGCCTGCCATCCGGCAGATCAAAGCCTGGATCGACGACGGCACGCTGGGCGAGATCTTTCATGTCCACGGCCTCGAACAGAACTCGCAGTTCCTCGACCCCCTGTATCCGCTGCGGCAGGTTCCGGCGGGCCGGGCATTCGATCAGATGATTCCGTCGTCGATTGTCGGGTACGGGTCGCACCTGCTCGATCTGGTGCGCTGGTGTGCCGGGGAATACAAAAGCGTGATCGGCAGCCTGCACAACTACGTCCCCGAGCGTCTGGTGCGCGGCTACGAGGGCATGCAGCGCATCATGGTCGATGACGGCACGGTGGCACTGGCCGAATTTGCCAGCGGCGCACAGGGCATTCTTCAGACCTCGTATATCGCCATCGGCAACTATCCGGGCGTCGAACTGCGGGTCTACGGCAGCAAGGGGGCGGCCGTGGCGCGGCTGGTCGAGGAAAACGGCATTGCCGAGACGCTGCATTTCGCCACGCCGGACGCGGTGGAGTTCCGCAAGATCGAGCTGCCGGAAAGCGCGTACCCGCCCGGAACCACGCTGCACACGCCCTGGCCCGAACTGTACTACCGCAATCTGATCCGTCACTGGGTCGATGAGATTCTGGACGACGCGCCCGGCGAATGCACCTTCTATGACGGCGCGAAGAGTCAGGAAGTGGTGAATGCCATCGTGACCTCGTACGAGGAGCGCCGCTGGGTCGATCTGCCGCCCGTGGAGATCAGCGCCCCGTGA
- a CDS encoding SDR family oxidoreductase, producing the protein MDLQLNGKTALVTAGSSGLGFGCALELAREGARVALCSREVDRAQDAAGRITQETGQPVLAFAADVARSADLEALFAAVGEAFGRLDVLICNAGGPPAGRFEVLADGHWELAFQLTLMSVVRSVRLALPLMQAAGGGRVLTITSSSVKRPIDNLTLSNTFRPAVQGLCKSLSLELSAHNIQVNSLAPGRIETERINQLDDLAASRKGVDRADVRAESERDIPMGRLGQPEEFGRVAAFLCSPAAAYINGSSLLVDGGAVTSL; encoded by the coding sequence ATGGACTTACAGTTAAACGGCAAAACGGCGCTGGTCACGGCGGGCAGCTCGGGGCTGGGCTTCGGGTGTGCGCTGGAACTGGCCCGTGAGGGCGCACGGGTGGCGCTGTGTTCCCGCGAGGTGGACCGCGCCCAGGACGCCGCCGGGCGCATCACGCAGGAAACGGGACAGCCGGTGCTGGCATTCGCTGCCGATGTTGCCCGGAGCGCGGATCTGGAGGCGCTGTTTGCCGCCGTGGGAGAGGCGTTCGGCAGGCTCGACGTGCTGATCTGCAACGCGGGCGGACCGCCTGCCGGACGCTTCGAGGTGCTGGCCGACGGACACTGGGAACTGGCCTTTCAGCTCACGCTGATGAGCGTGGTGCGGAGCGTGCGTCTGGCTCTGCCGCTGATGCAGGCGGCGGGTGGCGGGCGCGTGCTGACGATCACCAGCAGCAGCGTCAAACGCCCCATCGACAATCTGACGCTCTCCAACACCTTCCGGCCTGCCGTGCAGGGACTGTGCAAAAGCCTGTCTCTGGAGCTTTCGGCGCACAACATCCAGGTCAATTCTCTGGCCCCCGGACGCATCGAAACCGAGCGCATCAATCAGCTCGACGATCTGGCCGCCAGCCGCAAGGGGGTCGACCGGGCCGACGTGAGGGCCGAATCCGAACGCGACATTCCGATGGGCCGCCTGGGACAGCCGGAGGAGTTCGGCCGGGTGGCGGCGTTCCTGTGTTCTCCTGCTGCCGCGTACATCAATGGCAGCAGCCTGCTGGTCGATGGAGGAGCCGTGACGAGTCTATGA
- a CDS encoding response regulator, translating to MSTFPIQLLLVEDSEPDIILIQEALDDVAIEVRLHVARDGIEALAFLRQQPPFEQAVVPDMILMDINMPRKNGLTVLHEIKTDLRLMQIPVVMLTTSQAKEDIALAYEWQASSYIVKPVGYSAFMQAIQALEDYWGKAVRFPPRE from the coding sequence GTGTCTACCTTTCCCATCCAGCTCCTCCTGGTTGAAGACAGCGAGCCGGACATCATCCTCATTCAGGAAGCGCTGGACGACGTCGCCATCGAGGTGCGTCTGCATGTGGCCCGCGACGGCATCGAAGCGCTCGCGTTTCTGCGCCAGCAGCCCCCGTTCGAACAGGCAGTTGTGCCCGACATGATCCTGATGGATATCAACATGCCCAGAAAGAACGGGCTGACGGTTCTTCACGAGATCAAGACCGATCTGCGCCTGATGCAGATTCCGGTGGTGATGCTGACCACCTCGCAGGCGAAGGAAGATATCGCGCTGGCCTACGAATGGCAGGCCAGCAGCTATATCGTCAAGCCGGTGGGGTATAGCGCCTTCATGCAGGCGATTCAGGCGCTGGAAGACTACTGGGGAAAAGCCGTCCGATTTCCGCCGCGCGAGTAA
- a CDS encoding aminopeptidase: MTYDPEQHALLLTDYCLGVQPGERILVQTSTLALPLVEQLHRLLLKRGAVPLIRLEYPAQSDDFYRLAPDSLMDALDPLALQEVESIQGSIRIQTPMPAAQGLDPARMARHRKTLAPVARARAARRWNLTLYPTAAGAEAAHMTLAQYEAFVSSAMFLDTPDPVAKWGEVRALQARLIERLAKADEVQILSDTTDLRLSVKNRVWVNSDGKRNMPSGEVFTGPLETSAEGHIFFDLPTLYAGQQVRNVRLDFKGGKVVSATAEEGEAKLLAALETDEGARWLGELGIGSNSGIQQPSQNILFDEKIGGTVHLALGNSYPETGGTNVSALHWDLITDLRKGGQVLLDGVPFQQDGEFQL, from the coding sequence ATGACCTATGATCCTGAACAGCACGCGTTGCTGCTGACCGACTACTGCCTGGGCGTACAGCCGGGCGAACGCATCCTGGTGCAGACTTCGACGCTGGCTCTGCCGCTGGTCGAGCAACTTCACAGACTGCTGCTGAAACGCGGCGCGGTGCCGCTGATTCGGCTGGAATACCCGGCCCAGTCCGACGACTTCTACCGCCTGGCCCCCGACAGCCTGATGGACGCCCTCGATCCGCTGGCGCTGCAGGAAGTCGAGAGCATTCAGGGCTCGATCCGCATTCAGACGCCGATGCCCGCTGCCCAGGGGCTCGATCCGGCGCGGATGGCACGGCACAGAAAGACGCTGGCTCCGGTGGCCCGCGCCCGCGCTGCCCGGCGCTGGAACCTGACGCTGTACCCCACCGCCGCCGGGGCCGAAGCCGCTCATATGACGCTCGCCCAGTACGAAGCCTTCGTATCGAGCGCCATGTTTCTGGACACGCCCGACCCGGTGGCGAAGTGGGGCGAGGTGCGGGCGCTTCAGGCCCGCCTGATCGAGCGACTGGCGAAGGCCGACGAGGTGCAGATTCTCTCGGACACGACCGATCTGCGCCTGAGCGTGAAAAACCGCGTGTGGGTCAACAGCGACGGCAAGCGCAACATGCCGTCGGGCGAGGTCTTTACCGGGCCGCTCGAAACCAGCGCCGAGGGCCATATTTTCTTCGATCTGCCCACGCTCTACGCGGGTCAGCAAGTGCGGAACGTGCGGCTGGACTTCAAGGGCGGCAAGGTCGTTTCAGCCACGGCCGAGGAAGGCGAGGCCAAGCTGCTGGCCGCGCTGGAAACCGACGAGGGTGCCCGCTGGCTGGGAGAACTGGGCATCGGCAGCAACAGCGGTATCCAGCAGCCGAGTCAGAACATCCTCTTTGACGAAAAGATCGGCGGCACGGTGCATCTGGCGCTCGGCAACAGCTACCCGGAAACCGGCGGTACCAACGTTTCGGCGCTGCACTGGGACCTCATCACCGATCTCAGGAAAGGTGGACAGGTGCTGCTCGACGGCGTGCCCTTCCAGCAGGACGGTGAATTTCAGCTCTAA
- a CDS encoding DUF885 family protein encodes MSPEHAALVEQYLQWHAWNRPVDATFMGLPGHDHRLPPVGVQAEERERAALREMQTALDALPEPGTSALRQDMWLLRSQLRVNLEELRVRPRQDNPSWYSGEAAFAVVSLLLPSPQPRSTEDLRRRLEDIPAFLAAGTERLAGRNLPADWVERAVREAHALSRLLTDGLVLHPLWSPELNQSAQAAAQAALTYADSLRPGDADPASGEAYLAFLMREAHALPYSPTEAEALAEAAFHRLLHDLEEQAQQLDPQRSWREQLAALEELHPELDDVQVTYETWNQRALSAAQGLVTPATEYDLSFQWLPEWARAVAGDLYFLFYRSPAALHPGAGSVYWVFPPGSDTQSYLRGQNTAFIKLVHAVHHGSVGHHTQNARARNAASTLARFGGTDCAAGIAFLSAGTLVEGWACYAEDLLLETPGFYTPQERLLLTQFELRNAACCLADIRLHTGVWSLEQMRAFYRDEVGFAPARIWAETTRNSLYPATRLMYWLGTQAIRDLRAELPLSPQDFHDRVLSYGSTPIYWIAAEMRRALQPHS; translated from the coding sequence GTGAGTCCTGAACACGCTGCACTGGTCGAACAGTACCTTCAGTGGCACGCCTGGAACCGTCCGGTCGATGCGACGTTCATGGGGCTGCCGGGCCACGATCACCGCCTCCCCCCGGTCGGCGTACAGGCCGAGGAGCGCGAGCGGGCGGCGCTGCGCGAGATGCAGACTGCGCTGGACGCCCTGCCGGAACCCGGCACCTCTGCCCTGCGGCAGGATATGTGGCTGCTGCGCTCACAGCTACGGGTGAATCTGGAAGAGCTGCGAGTGCGCCCGCGCCAGGACAACCCCAGCTGGTACAGCGGGGAAGCGGCTTTCGCGGTCGTCAGTCTGCTGCTGCCCAGCCCACAGCCCAGAAGCACCGAAGACCTGCGGCGGCGGCTGGAAGACATTCCGGCCTTCCTGGCTGCCGGAACAGAGCGGCTGGCCGGACGGAACCTGCCCGCCGACTGGGTGGAACGCGCCGTGCGGGAGGCCCACGCGCTGTCGCGGCTGCTGACGGACGGGCTGGTCCTGCACCCGCTGTGGTCGCCCGAGCTGAACCAGTCGGCGCAGGCGGCGGCGCAGGCCGCCCTCACCTATGCCGACTCGCTGCGTCCCGGCGACGCCGACCCCGCCTCCGGGGAAGCGTACCTGGCCTTCCTGATGCGCGAGGCCCACGCCCTGCCGTACTCGCCCACCGAGGCCGAGGCGCTCGCGGAAGCCGCCTTTCACCGTCTGCTGCACGACCTCGAAGAGCAGGCCCAGCAGCTCGATCCGCAGCGAAGCTGGCGCGAACAGCTTGCCGCACTCGAAGAGCTGCACCCTGAACTGGACGACGTCCAGGTCACCTATGAAACGTGGAATCAGCGGGCACTCAGCGCTGCTCAGGGGCTGGTCACGCCCGCAACTGAATATGACCTGTCGTTCCAGTGGCTGCCGGAATGGGCCAGAGCCGTGGCAGGCGACCTGTATTTCCTGTTTTACCGCTCGCCCGCCGCGCTGCATCCGGGCGCGGGCAGCGTGTACTGGGTTTTTCCGCCCGGCAGCGACACCCAGAGCTATCTGCGCGGGCAGAACACCGCCTTTATCAAACTCGTTCACGCAGTCCATCACGGCAGCGTGGGCCACCATACCCAGAATGCCCGTGCCCGGAACGCTGCCTCCACATTGGCGCGTTTCGGCGGGACCGACTGCGCCGCTGGCATCGCCTTTCTGAGTGCGGGCACGCTGGTCGAGGGCTGGGCCTGCTACGCCGAAGACCTGCTGCTGGAAACCCCCGGCTTCTATACCCCGCAGGAGCGCCTGTTGCTGACACAGTTCGAACTTCGCAACGCGGCCTGCTGCCTGGCCGATATCCGGCTGCATACCGGGGTATGGTCGCTGGAACAGATGCGGGCCTTCTACCGTGACGAGGTGGGCTTCGCGCCTGCCCGCATCTGGGCCGAAACGACCCGCAACAGCCTGTATCCGGCCACGCGGCTGATGTACTGGCTGGGAACGCAGGCCATCCGCGACCTGCGGGCCGAGCTGCCACTGTCCCCTCAGGACTTTCACGACCGGGTGTTGTCTTATGGCAGTACACCGATCTACTGGATCGCCGCAGAGATGCGCCGCGCCCTACAACCTCATTCATAA
- a CDS encoding ABC transporter permease has product MSFSYLVKRLLGMLPLLLGVSLILFGVLHLAPGGPLDVYADNPSVTTEALEQMKRAFGLDKPLPVQYVSWVSAFFQGEWGFSIRTAQPVVQEVLDRVPATLMLGGTAFVLALIIAIPLGVLSATRRYSGVDYFITLLSFLGISMPVFWLALMLQLVFAVQWHVLPSAGMQTIGDGSFLDLARHLVLPAFILAFASVAGWSRYMRASMVEVLGQDYVRTARAKGVPDRRVTYGHAFRNALIPVVTVVALDLASILSGAVITETIFAWPGLGRLFIDSMNGRDYPVLMALLMVGSFALIISNLIADLAYAVIDPRIRYD; this is encoded by the coding sequence GTGAGTTTTTCCTATCTCGTCAAACGACTGCTGGGCATGTTGCCGCTGCTGCTGGGCGTCTCGCTGATCCTGTTCGGCGTGCTGCACCTGGCCCCCGGCGGACCGCTGGACGTCTACGCCGACAATCCCAGCGTGACGACCGAAGCGCTGGAGCAGATGAAACGCGCCTTCGGGCTGGACAAGCCGCTGCCGGTGCAGTACGTATCGTGGGTCTCGGCGTTCTTCCAGGGCGAGTGGGGCTTCAGTATCCGTACCGCGCAGCCTGTGGTGCAGGAAGTGCTCGACCGCGTTCCGGCCACGCTGATGCTCGGCGGCACCGCCTTCGTGCTGGCGCTGATCATCGCGATACCGCTGGGTGTACTGAGCGCCACCCGCCGGTACAGCGGCGTCGATTACTTCATCACGCTGCTGTCGTTTCTGGGCATCAGTATGCCGGTGTTCTGGCTGGCCCTGATGCTGCAACTGGTCTTCGCGGTGCAGTGGCACGTGTTGCCCTCGGCAGGCATGCAGACCATCGGAGACGGCTCGTTCCTCGATCTGGCGCGGCATCTGGTGTTGCCCGCCTTTATTCTGGCGTTCGCGTCGGTGGCGGGCTGGAGCCGCTATATGCGGGCGAGCATGGTCGAGGTCCTGGGCCAGGATTACGTGCGCACCGCCCGCGCCAAGGGCGTACCGGACCGCCGCGTCACCTACGGGCACGCCTTTCGCAACGCCCTGATTCCGGTGGTGACGGTGGTCGCGCTCGATCTGGCATCGATACTGTCCGGAGCGGTCATCACCGAGACCATCTTCGCGTGGCCGGGGCTGGGACGGCTGTTCATCGACTCGATGAACGGGCGCGATTATCCGGTGCTGATGGCCCTGCTGATGGTCGGCTCGTTCGCCCTGATTATCAGCAACCTGATTGCCGATCTGGCCTACGCGGTGATCGACCCGAGGATTCGCTATGACTGA
- a CDS encoding peptide ABC transporter substrate-binding protein — protein MKKGSQHIHSTGQKLTVTLLSAAILLGGMSQAQQRGGTLTVGLGYDIDTLNVYSTGYLGDVQAAVVEGLLAPDSRARYVPVLATRVPTVANGGIKIAPDNKSMVVTYKLRPGVKWSDGQPFTSADVKFTWDAVKDPKFIAESKDGSDDISSIDTPDPLTVIVNYKRVAPDFASTLFTFGIFPKHTLEGKDLNTDTYNVMPLGTGPFKVTEFKRGQYVILDRNPYYWRKDKAGVQLPYLDKMIFKIIPDSNTMVTQLRSGEVQLAYGVPYSQVPNLANQPGLNIVKNSVLSWQHLDFNLKGPAALQDVNVRKAFAYAINKSTISKALGGYPTPIDTVVVPVFSYSNKLVPTYPYNLNKAKALLDAAGYVPGPDGIRAKNGQKLSFRIMVQAGRSPDEDAEQVIIASLKAIGVELKPDNKSGVAFRDARYKGGYDLFYSGWITAADPTYSVFFGTKGVNNGQGYSNPKVDALLATAESTLDPSARGNALRQFQTLLMTDVPTIPITTNPSMIAVTEKLGGFVPNPTNMTNFVNTSGWYLK, from the coding sequence TTGAAGAAAGGTTCGCAGCATATCCATTCCACTGGGCAGAAGCTCACCGTCACTCTCCTCAGCGCCGCGATTCTGCTAGGCGGAATGTCGCAGGCACAGCAGCGAGGCGGCACCCTGACCGTCGGGCTGGGGTACGACATCGATACCCTGAACGTGTATTCCACCGGTTATCTGGGCGACGTTCAGGCAGCCGTGGTCGAGGGCCTGCTGGCTCCTGACTCCCGGGCACGCTACGTGCCGGTGCTGGCGACCCGCGTTCCTACCGTCGCCAACGGCGGAATCAAGATCGCGCCCGACAACAAGAGCATGGTGGTGACGTACAAGCTGCGTCCGGGCGTGAAGTGGTCGGACGGTCAGCCGTTCACCTCCGCCGACGTGAAATTCACCTGGGACGCCGTCAAGGATCCCAAGTTCATCGCCGAGTCCAAGGACGGCTCTGACGACATCTCGTCGATCGACACGCCCGACCCCCTGACGGTCATCGTCAATTACAAGCGTGTCGCTCCCGATTTTGCCAGCACGCTGTTTACCTTCGGCATCTTCCCCAAGCACACGCTGGAAGGCAAGGACCTGAACACCGACACCTACAACGTGATGCCGCTGGGCACCGGGCCGTTCAAGGTGACGGAGTTCAAGCGCGGTCAGTACGTGATTCTCGACCGCAATCCGTATTACTGGCGCAAAGACAAGGCAGGCGTGCAGCTTCCGTACCTCGACAAGATGATCTTCAAGATCATTCCGGACAGCAACACCATGGTGACGCAGCTCCGCTCGGGTGAAGTGCAGCTCGCCTACGGGGTGCCGTACTCGCAGGTACCGAACCTCGCTAACCAGCCGGGCCTGAACATCGTCAAGAACTCGGTGCTGTCGTGGCAGCATCTCGATTTCAACCTGAAGGGGCCAGCCGCACTCCAGGACGTCAACGTTCGCAAAGCCTTCGCTTACGCCATCAACAAGAGCACCATTTCCAAGGCGCTCGGCGGCTACCCGACACCCATCGATACGGTGGTGGTGCCGGTGTTCTCGTACAGCAACAAACTGGTTCCGACCTACCCGTACAACCTGAACAAGGCCAAAGCGCTGCTCGACGCTGCCGGATACGTGCCGGGGCCGGACGGCATCCGCGCCAAAAACGGCCAGAAGCTCAGCTTCCGCATCATGGTGCAGGCAGGACGCTCGCCCGATGAAGACGCCGAGCAGGTCATCATCGCGTCTCTGAAAGCCATCGGCGTGGAACTCAAACCCGACAACAAGTCAGGCGTGGCCTTCCGCGACGCACGCTACAAGGGCGGCTACGATCTGTTCTACAGCGGCTGGATCACCGCCGCCGATCCCACCTACAGCGTGTTCTTCGGCACCAAGGGTGTGAACAACGGTCAGGGCTACTCGAATCCCAAGGTCGATGCGCTGCTCGCCACCGCTGAGAGCACCCTGGACCCCAGCGCACGCGGCAATGCCCTGCGCCAGTTCCAGACGCTGTTGATGACCGATGTGCCCACCATTCCGATCACCACCAATCCCTCGATGATCGCCGTGACCGAGAAACTGGGCGGCTTCGTGCCCAACCCGACCAACATGACGAATTTCGTGAACACCAGTGGCTGGTATCTGAAATAA
- a CDS encoding IclR family transcriptional regulator, which yields MTRTLATVERAVRVLEAFDADHTEWTLTDLAAHLGQATSTLHEQLTTLSASGLLMRVSRGRYQLGWRLLKLSSALYGSVPWYAPAHDAMNALARGTHLLTFLAVLQHGAEQAPQVLCIARSVQGRQGNAVAGETQFVLPPHASASGKLLYALHGLDLPSGLPRFTPLTLQVPWQEEAAQIRRARLAMTRDEWEVGTSGLAVPIMGSGNEVLGALGISLPTARLREVEQLSRRLQEAAAGASWMLGFRRPAKASSVP from the coding sequence ATGACGCGAACCCTGGCGACGGTCGAACGTGCCGTGCGCGTGCTGGAGGCCTTCGATGCCGACCACACCGAATGGACGCTGACCGATCTGGCGGCCCACCTGGGGCAGGCGACTTCGACCCTGCACGAACAGCTGACGACCCTGAGTGCCAGCGGCCTGCTGATGAGGGTTTCACGCGGGCGCTATCAGCTCGGCTGGCGGCTGCTGAAACTCTCCAGCGCTCTGTACGGCAGCGTGCCCTGGTACGCCCCGGCCCACGACGCTATGAACGCCCTGGCACGCGGCACCCATCTCCTGACCTTCCTGGCGGTGCTGCAACACGGCGCGGAGCAGGCTCCCCAGGTGCTGTGCATCGCCCGCTCGGTACAGGGTCGCCAGGGAAACGCGGTGGCAGGCGAAACGCAGTTCGTGCTGCCCCCGCATGCCAGTGCCAGCGGCAAACTGCTGTACGCGCTGCATGGTCTGGACCTGCCCTCAGGGCTGCCCAGATTTACCCCTCTCACGCTTCAGGTGCCCTGGCAGGAAGAGGCGGCACAGATCCGGCGGGCACGGCTGGCGATGACCCGCGACGAGTGGGAGGTGGGCACCAGTGGTCTGGCGGTGCCGATCATGGGCAGCGGAAACGAGGTGCTGGGTGCACTGGGCATCAGTCTTCCCACTGCCCGGCTGCGCGAGGTCGAGCAGCTTTCCCGCCGCCTTCAGGAAGCCGCAGCCGGAGCCTCGTGGATGCTGGGGTTTCGCAGGCCCGCGAAAGCCTCCTCTGTGCCCTGA
- the opp4C gene encoding oligopeptide ABC transporter permease, translating to MTDLPLTVAPRLRKRPEGFWPLLIRRFTRHKLAMIGLTVLLILTILAVAAPHIAPYGFDEQDLSIIGQPQPPSRLHLMGTDQLGRDAFTRVLFGARISLAVGLFSALLATSLGTLVGALAGYYRGWIDNVLMRFTDVVLCIPLLPLIILLSGMLRPSVPLLVGIIGVLGWMGTARLVRGQFLSLREREYVEASRALGGNDNRIMFRHILPNALGPIIVSTTLSVGSAIMLESALSFLGLGVQPPTPTWGNLLNYASQWLSNAPWLALFPGLMILITVLSVNFLGDGLRDAFDPRS from the coding sequence ATGACTGACCTTCCTCTGACAGTTGCGCCGCGACTCCGCAAACGTCCGGAGGGCTTCTGGCCGCTGCTGATCCGGCGATTTACCCGCCACAAGCTCGCCATGATCGGCCTGACCGTGCTGCTGATTCTGACGATTCTGGCAGTCGCCGCGCCGCACATCGCGCCCTACGGCTTCGACGAACAGGATCTGAGCATCATCGGGCAACCGCAGCCGCCCAGCCGCCTGCACCTGATGGGCACCGACCAGCTGGGCCGTGACGCGTTCACACGGGTGCTGTTCGGCGCACGCATCTCGCTGGCAGTCGGCCTGTTCAGTGCGCTGCTCGCCACCAGCCTGGGCACACTGGTCGGAGCGCTGGCAGGCTATTACCGGGGCTGGATCGACAACGTGCTGATGCGCTTTACCGACGTGGTGCTGTGCATTCCGCTGCTGCCGCTCATCATTCTGCTGTCGGGAATGCTGCGCCCGAGCGTGCCGCTGCTGGTGGGCATCATCGGCGTGCTGGGCTGGATGGGCACGGCGCGGCTGGTGCGCGGACAGTTCCTGAGCCTGCGCGAGCGCGAATACGTGGAAGCGTCGCGGGCGCTGGGCGGCAACGACAACCGCATCATGTTCCGTCACATCCTGCCCAACGCGCTCGGCCCGATCATCGTCTCGACCACGCTCTCGGTGGGCAGCGCGATCATGCTGGAAAGTGCGCTGTCGTTCCTGGGACTGGGCGTGCAGCCGCCGACCCCCACCTGGGGCAACCTGCTGAACTACGCGAGCCAGTGGCTCTCGAATGCCCCCTGGCTGGCCCTCTTTCCCGGCCTGATGATCCTGATCACGGTCCTGTCGGTCAACTTTCTGGGCGACGGTCTGCGCGACGCCTTCGATCCGCGCTCGTAA
- a CDS encoding RraA family protein, with translation MTLTTPQKADLRQRYLEVDTANVADILDELGYTDYGLSSAFWPIRETQNKLAGWAYTVRGQMTPYPGTGDPAKMEAVAGLQEGDISVWSGGEAEGVCFFGELIARGMQHRGCAGSLIDGGIRDIEWIARMNFPVFTRYRTPVQSIGRWQVNAWQVPVYLPGATTARVTVRPGDFILADFDGAIVIPFELVENVLERAEALTVKERSIREDLDKGLTLPEVLAKYGHV, from the coding sequence ATGACCCTGACCACACCGCAGAAAGCCGATCTGAGACAACGCTATCTGGAAGTCGATACCGCCAATGTCGCCGACATCCTCGACGAACTGGGCTACACCGATTACGGCCTGTCGAGCGCGTTCTGGCCGATCCGTGAAACACAGAACAAGCTGGCGGGCTGGGCCTATACCGTGCGCGGCCAGATGACGCCTTATCCCGGCACGGGCGATCCTGCCAAGATGGAAGCGGTGGCCGGCCTGCAAGAGGGCGACATCAGCGTGTGGAGCGGCGGTGAGGCCGAGGGCGTGTGCTTTTTCGGAGAGCTGATCGCACGTGGAATGCAGCACCGGGGCTGCGCCGGGTCGCTGATCGACGGCGGTATCCGCGATATCGAATGGATTGCCCGCATGAATTTCCCGGTTTTCACGCGCTACCGGACGCCCGTGCAGTCGATCGGGCGCTGGCAGGTCAATGCGTGGCAGGTTCCGGTCTATCTGCCGGGCGCCACCACCGCCCGCGTCACGGTGCGTCCGGGTGATTTTATTCTGGCCGATTTTGACGGGGCCATCGTCATTCCCTTCGAACTGGTCGAAAACGTGCTGGAGCGGGCCGAGGCGCTGACCGTCAAGGAACGCTCGATCCGCGAAGATCTGGATAAAGGGCTGACCCTGCCGGAAGTGCTGGCGAAATACGGGCACGTCTGA